DNA from Streptomyces sp. NBC_01260:
GGTTCGTCCGTACGCCATGACCGGCGGCCGGACCCGACCGCGCTACCAACTAGCGATAGAGGCGCTGGTCAGCACCACGGCCGACCCCGCGCACCTGGGGACGCTGCTCCCCGAGCACCAGCGGATCTGCCACCTGTGCCGTGAGGTCAAGTCGGTGGCCGAGGTGTCGGCCCTGCTGTCGATGCCGCTCGGCGTGGCCCGGATCCTCGTCGCGGACCTGGCGGAAGCCGGCATGGTGGCCATCCACCAGCCGGGCAACGGAGAGGCCGGCGGCGCGCCGGATGTGACACTGCTCGAAAGGGTACTCAGTGGACTTCGCAAGCTCTAGTGGCGGTGCGGCCCGTGCCACCACCTCGGCGAAGATCGTGGTGGCAGGCGGCTTCGGCGTGGGTAAGACCACGTTTGTCGG
Protein-coding regions in this window:
- a CDS encoding DUF742 domain-containing protein, with product MTPPPASPDPYGALNHASYEGEGDQPLVRPYAMTGGRTRPRYQLAIEALVSTTADPAHLGTLLPEHQRICHLCREVKSVAEVSALLSMPLGVARILVADLAEAGMVAIHQPGNGEAGGAPDVTLLERVLSGLRKL